In one Chryseobacterium camelliae genomic region, the following are encoded:
- the deoD gene encoding purine-nucleoside phosphorylase, protein MSIHISAKKGEIAKVVLQPGDPLRAQYIAENFLENARLVSKTRGIFYYTGLYKGKEITVGASGMGFPSIGIYSFELYTEYEVDTIIRIGTCGAYTTDLKTFDILNVEKAASESTYAKYAWEIEGDIISHQGTIFDTINATAEELSLKTKAINVHSSDIFYRKDPAVPAIATKYNCPAVEMEAFGLFANAQHLGKNAATILTVTDIIPTHEKISADERETALKPMMELALESAVKSL, encoded by the coding sequence ATGAGTATTCACATTAGTGCAAAAAAAGGAGAAATAGCTAAAGTAGTATTGCAGCCGGGTGATCCGCTTCGTGCACAGTATATTGCAGAGAATTTTTTAGAAAATGCAAGATTAGTAAGTAAAACAAGAGGTATTTTTTATTATACGGGTCTTTATAAAGGAAAAGAAATCACTGTAGGAGCAAGCGGAATGGGCTTTCCAAGTATCGGAATTTATTCTTTTGAATTGTATACGGAATATGAAGTGGATACGATTATCAGAATCGGAACTTGTGGAGCTTATACCACAGACCTCAAAACTTTTGATATTTTAAATGTTGAAAAAGCAGCAAGTGAAAGTACTTATGCAAAATATGCATGGGAAATTGAAGGTGATATTATTTCTCATCAGGGGACTATTTTTGATACGATTAATGCAACTGCTGAAGAATTATCTTTAAAAACAAAGGCCATTAATGTTCACAGTAGTGATATTTTCTACAGAAAAGATCCTGCTGTTCCTGCTATTGCCACCAAATACAATTGTCCCGCTGTAGAAATGGAGGCTTTCGGATTATTTGCCAATGCTCAACATTTAGGAAAAAACGCAGCCACGATTCTTACGGTAACGGATATTATTCCTACCCATGAAAAAATCTCTGCCGACGAAAGAGAAACAGCTTTAAAACCTATGATGGAACTGGCTTTGGAATCGGCTGTTAAGAGTTTGTAA
- a CDS encoding VOC family protein, which produces MKIEHVAFWVKDLEKMKNFYEKYFGAVSNEKYHNAVKDFESYFLSFENGSRLEIMTKPDIQEGDNSFEAQKFGIIHLAFSTGTKEKVDELTEILRNEGYKVVGEPRTSGDGYYESVILDPEDNIIEIIK; this is translated from the coding sequence ATGAAAATAGAACACGTTGCTTTTTGGGTAAAGGATTTGGAAAAGATGAAAAACTTCTATGAGAAATATTTCGGGGCAGTTTCTAATGAAAAATATCATAACGCTGTAAAAGACTTTGAGTCTTATTTCTTAAGTTTTGAAAACGGAAGCAGACTCGAAATCATGACTAAGCCAGATATTCAGGAAGGTGATAATTCTTTTGAAGCTCAGAAATTCGGAATCATTCACCTTGCTTTTTCAACGGGAACTAAAGAAAAAGTTGATGAATTAACTGAAATCCTGAGAAATGAGGGTTATAAGGTGGTAGGAGAGCCTAGAACTTCAGGTGATGGATATTACGAAAGCGTAATTCTCGATCCTGAAGATAATATTATCGAGATTATAAAATAG
- a CDS encoding ribonuclease H-like YkuK family protein, with translation METQQQTWQNMTGKIFQHPITQLVEEAIIREQLNGHRLKVCVGSDSHVYGDTISYATAVVFIREGKGAFTFIRKQKEIQGISIKERMLNEVNKSVEIAYAICPILETYDVEMEVHADINTDPDFKSNVALKDAMGYILGMGYVFKAKPYAFASSNCADMMV, from the coding sequence ATGGAAACGCAACAACAAACATGGCAGAACATGACCGGAAAAATTTTCCAACATCCTATCACGCAGTTGGTAGAAGAAGCCATCATCCGCGAACAGCTAAATGGACATCGGCTAAAAGTCTGTGTGGGTTCAGACTCTCACGTTTATGGCGATACTATTAGTTATGCTACTGCAGTTGTCTTTATTCGTGAGGGAAAAGGAGCGTTTACCTTTATCAGAAAACAAAAAGAAATACAGGGCATTAGTATCAAGGAGCGGATGCTGAACGAGGTGAACAAATCTGTGGAAATCGCTTATGCAATTTGCCCTATTCTGGAAACTTATGATGTAGAAATGGAGGTACACGCAGACATTAATACCGATCCGGATTTTAAATCCAACGTTGCTTTAAAAGATGCAATGGGTTATATTCTGGGAATGGGATACGTATTTAAAGCAAAACCTTACGCATTCGCAAGTTCAAACTGTGCTGATATGATGGTGTAA
- a CDS encoding slipin family protein has protein sequence MIKNVQIKAYETGLVFKNGNLIEILKEGNFWIFGDKSVEVYDMKTLFKANTDLNLLLKNESLKSMLEVVEVKDGEIVLMYENGIFKEVLNIGQYAFWKGILNREFQKIDLTKVEITEKISKTILENMKLKNFVRKFVITNQYKGLLLIDGKLAKILEAGTYYFWNNEISIDVRAIDTRMQQMEIAGQELLTKDKAMLRINFYVRYRVENIEKALMENKEYDKQLYILMQLALREFVGALTLDELLLKKDAVGKEILENLGNKAEELGLKASDAGIRDVILTGEMKEIMNQVLIAEKKAQANSIMRREETASTRSLLNTAKLMEENEVLWKLKEMEYMEKIADKIGDITVSGNSNIVSQLKEIFAR, from the coding sequence ATGATAAAAAATGTACAAATTAAAGCGTATGAAACAGGTTTGGTTTTCAAAAACGGAAACCTGATCGAAATTTTGAAAGAAGGTAATTTCTGGATCTTCGGAGACAAATCTGTGGAGGTTTATGATATGAAAACCTTGTTTAAAGCCAATACTGATCTTAATCTTTTATTAAAAAATGAAAGCCTGAAATCTATGCTGGAGGTCGTTGAGGTGAAAGACGGTGAGATCGTCCTGATGTACGAAAACGGTATCTTTAAAGAAGTTCTGAATATTGGTCAGTATGCTTTCTGGAAAGGAATTTTGAACAGAGAATTTCAGAAAATAGATTTAACGAAAGTTGAGATTACAGAAAAGATTTCTAAGACGATCCTGGAGAATATGAAGCTGAAAAACTTTGTCAGAAAGTTCGTGATTACGAATCAATATAAAGGACTTTTGCTGATTGACGGTAAATTAGCTAAAATTCTGGAAGCAGGAACGTACTACTTCTGGAATAACGAAATTTCCATCGACGTAAGAGCCATTGATACACGTATGCAACAAATGGAAATCGCCGGACAAGAGCTTCTGACAAAGGATAAAGCAATGCTTCGTATCAATTTCTATGTACGTTACCGGGTGGAAAACATTGAAAAGGCGCTGATGGAAAATAAGGAGTATGATAAGCAATTATACATTTTAATGCAGCTGGCTTTGCGTGAATTCGTCGGAGCTTTAACATTAGATGAATTGTTGCTGAAAAAAGATGCCGTAGGAAAAGAAATTCTCGAAAACCTGGGAAACAAAGCCGAAGAATTAGGTCTGAAAGCTTCCGATGCAGGAATCAGAGATGTAATCCTGACGGGAGAAATGAAGGAAATCATGAATCAGGTCTTGATTGCCGAGAAAAAAGCTCAGGCAAACAGCATCATGAGACGTGAGGAAACCGCTTCTACAAGAAGTTTGCTGAATACGGCGAAATTAATGGAAGAAAATGAAGTGCTCTGGAAGCTGAAAGAAATGGAATATATGGAGAAAATCGCCGATAAGATTGGAGATATCACCGTTTCCGGAAACAGCAATATCGTTTCTCAGCTAAAAGAAATTTTTGCCAGATAG
- a CDS encoding SulP family inorganic anion transporter, producing MKNSFTLFDFSQKINYKNEILAGFTVAMTMIPESLSFAILAGLSPLIGLYAAFMMGLVTAVLGGRPGMVSGGAGATIVVLIALIKTHGVEYLFATVVLAGVLQLFVGIFKLGKFVRLIPQPVMYGFLNGLAVIIFMAQVEQFKITDPNGVVSWLQGMPLYIMAGLTALTIAIVYFFPKITKVVPASLVAILMIFGIVLIFGIHTKTVADIAHISGSLPGLHIPGIPFSLETLQIIFPYALIMAGVGLIESLLTLSMVDEITNSKGSANKESVAQGLANITNGFFGGMGGCAMVAQTLVNLNAGSRARLSGIIASITILIIILVGAPFIEKIPMAALVGVMMMVAISTFQWVSIRIVNKMPKSDIFVGIMVALITIILHNLALAVLIGVIISALVFAWDNAKRIRARKHIDENGIKHYEIYGPLFFGSVAAFTEKFDPMNDPDEVFVDFKESRIVDMSAIDALDKLSKKYSQLNKKLHLKHLSEDGIKMLKNAEAVIEVNIQEDPTYKVMPEK from the coding sequence ATGAAAAATTCTTTTACACTTTTCGACTTTTCGCAGAAGATCAATTATAAAAATGAAATTCTGGCAGGTTTTACGGTTGCGATGACCATGATTCCCGAATCTCTTTCGTTTGCAATTTTGGCCGGACTTTCACCATTAATTGGTTTATACGCTGCTTTTATGATGGGGCTGGTTACCGCTGTTCTAGGCGGTCGTCCCGGAATGGTTTCCGGCGGAGCAGGAGCTACCATTGTGGTCTTAATTGCATTAATTAAAACCCATGGCGTAGAATATCTGTTTGCAACAGTTGTTCTTGCAGGTGTTTTGCAGTTATTTGTAGGCATTTTTAAACTGGGAAAATTTGTAAGGCTAATTCCGCAGCCAGTAATGTATGGTTTTTTAAATGGTTTGGCGGTCATTATTTTTATGGCACAGGTTGAACAGTTTAAAATTACGGATCCAAATGGTGTGGTAAGCTGGCTTCAGGGAATGCCTTTGTATATAATGGCTGGTTTAACGGCTTTAACGATTGCCATTGTATATTTTTTTCCAAAAATCACGAAAGTGGTTCCGGCTTCTTTAGTCGCCATTTTAATGATCTTCGGAATCGTTTTAATCTTTGGGATCCATACAAAAACTGTTGCAGACATTGCTCATATCAGCGGAAGTTTACCAGGTCTTCATATTCCGGGTATTCCTTTTTCGCTGGAAACTTTACAGATTATTTTCCCTTATGCCTTAATTATGGCCGGAGTGGGCCTGATCGAATCATTGTTAACACTATCAATGGTCGATGAAATTACCAATTCAAAAGGAAGTGCCAACAAAGAATCTGTGGCACAAGGTTTGGCCAATATCACCAATGGTTTTTTCGGCGGAATGGGAGGTTGTGCAATGGTTGCCCAGACTTTGGTGAATTTAAATGCGGGTTCAAGAGCCAGGCTTTCAGGAATAATAGCATCGATTACCATTTTAATAATCATTTTAGTTGGGGCTCCGTTTATTGAAAAAATTCCGATGGCGGCTCTGGTGGGTGTGATGATGATGGTGGCCATCAGTACTTTTCAGTGGGTGTCGATTAGAATCGTCAACAAAATGCCAAAGTCCGATATTTTTGTGGGAATTATGGTGGCCTTAATTACGATTATTCTTCACAATTTAGCATTGGCAGTTTTAATCGGAGTGATTATTTCAGCCCTGGTTTTTGCTTGGGATAATGCGAAAAGAATTCGGGCAAGAAAGCATATTGATGAAAACGGGATAAAACATTACGAAATTTACGGGCCTTTATTTTTCGGCTCTGTAGCTGCTTTTACAGAAAAATTTGATCCGATGAATGATCCCGATGAGGTGTTTGTAGATTTTAAAGAAAGCCGGATTGTAGATATGAGTGCGATTGATGCTTTAGATAAATTGTCAAAAAAATACAGCCAGCTAAATAAAAAGCTTCATTTAAAACATTTAAGTGAAGACGGAATCAAAATGTTGAAAAATGCAGAAGCTGTAATCGAAGTAAATATTCAGGAAGATCCGACGTATAAAGTAATGCCTGAGAAATAG
- a CDS encoding HAD family hydrolase — protein sequence MKTDIDIHNHSHFSFDLWLTLIKSHPEFKAKRVELFSSFFEVNKPVAEVAKVVKYYDDLCNTINEVIGGNIDTFEIYLLILSSLHVDVKQLSKENLNEFYQKSEDLFLEYKPVVIFENIHDFFDKIKNQGKTINILSNTGFIKGKTMRKFLISENLDQYIDFHIYSDEMNCSKPNPQIFQEVKNLVKNQELDLHQILHIGDNPIADYKGAKDFGFNAHLLKH from the coding sequence TTGAAAACAGATATCGATATTCATAATCATAGTCATTTTTCTTTTGACTTATGGCTCACTTTAATAAAATCTCATCCTGAATTTAAAGCAAAAAGAGTTGAGCTGTTCTCCTCATTTTTTGAAGTAAATAAACCTGTTGCCGAAGTTGCAAAAGTCGTAAAATATTACGATGATCTTTGTAATACTATTAATGAAGTCATTGGTGGAAATATAGACACTTTTGAAATCTATTTGTTGATTTTAAGTTCTTTGCATGTAGATGTAAAACAATTAAGCAAAGAAAATTTAAACGAGTTTTATCAGAAAAGCGAAGACCTTTTTTTGGAGTATAAACCGGTTGTGATTTTTGAAAATATTCATGATTTTTTTGATAAGATTAAAAACCAGGGAAAAACAATCAATATTTTAAGTAATACAGGATTTATTAAAGGGAAAACGATGAGGAAATTTTTGATCAGTGAAAATCTTGATCAATACATTGATTTCCATATTTATTCTGACGAAATGAATTGTTCAAAACCGAATCCTCAGATATTCCAGGAGGTGAAAAATTTAGTTAAAAACCAGGAGTTAGATTTACATCAGATTTTACACATCGGCGATAATCCGATTGCTGATTATAAAGGCGCAAAAGATTTTGGTTTTAATGCACACTTACTTAAACACTGA
- a CDS encoding phosphoribosyltransferase family protein, giving the protein MNRRYSLHHIHSADEFTFSPEEYSYFKYGDKSYAEKFAKELFDGFIAENEEFLNTEKEIVVLPSPYMAIPTASNFLCFYFKKHLDFYLFQKGKKSSILSKINRNHTYTTDYGNLSFEDRKKLIANDTYYLDKDFLRGKLCIFIDDIKITGSHEYTVSKILKEYNVEGEFLFMYYAELMNFDIDPKIENFFNYYAVKNIEHIAKVMLKPSFQFNTRIVKYILGLESSKFEYLSSKVKKEQMDHLLELAISNNYHLIKEYENNINTLTQTELYYGY; this is encoded by the coding sequence ATGAATAGGAGATACAGCTTGCACCACATTCATTCGGCGGATGAATTTACTTTTTCGCCCGAAGAATACAGCTATTTCAAATATGGCGATAAGTCGTATGCTGAAAAATTTGCAAAAGAGCTATTCGATGGCTTTATTGCTGAAAATGAAGAGTTTTTAAATACAGAAAAAGAAATTGTGGTCTTACCAAGTCCTTACATGGCAATTCCTACAGCTTCTAATTTTTTGTGTTTTTATTTTAAAAAGCATCTGGATTTTTACTTATTTCAAAAAGGAAAAAAATCAAGTATTTTATCAAAAATTAATAGAAATCATACCTATACAACGGATTATGGAAATCTAAGCTTTGAAGATCGTAAAAAATTGATTGCCAATGATACTTATTATCTCGATAAAGATTTTCTTAGAGGAAAACTTTGTATTTTTATAGACGATATCAAAATCACGGGAAGTCATGAATATACGGTGAGCAAAATTTTGAAGGAATACAACGTGGAAGGCGAGTTTTTATTCATGTATTACGCTGAACTGATGAATTTTGATATTGATCCTAAAATTGAGAACTTCTTCAATTACTATGCAGTGAAAAATATTGAACACATTGCAAAAGTAATGCTGAAGCCGAGTTTTCAGTTTAATACAAGGATTGTAAAATATATTTTAGGTTTAGAATCAAGTAAATTTGAATATCTTTCGTCTAAAGTAAAAAAAGAGCAGATGGATCATTTGCTTGAGCTGGCGATTAGTAACAATTATCATTTAATAAAAGAATACGAAAATAACATTAATACATTAACACAAACTGAATTATATTATGGCTATTAA
- a CDS encoding TerD family protein — MAINLQKGQRENINAPKFTVGLGWDINNTSTGTGFDLDASLFLLDENKKLVSDNHFIFYNNLESPDKAVIHSGDNLTGDGAGDDEQIKIDLTKIDAAVKEITVVVTIHEADSRRQNFGQVRNSFIRIFNTDTNEEILKYELDEDFSIETAVEFGRIYNRNGEWKFEAVGAGQREGLEKFVSIYQ; from the coding sequence ATGGCTATTAACTTACAAAAAGGACAAAGAGAAAATATAAATGCACCTAAATTTACAGTAGGTTTAGGATGGGATATCAACAATACCTCTACAGGAACAGGCTTTGATTTGGATGCATCTTTATTTTTATTGGATGAAAATAAAAAGTTAGTTTCCGATAATCACTTTATATTTTATAACAATCTTGAATCTCCGGATAAAGCAGTAATTCATTCGGGAGATAACTTGACGGGTGACGGAGCAGGAGATGATGAACAAATTAAAATTGATTTAACTAAAATTGATGCTGCTGTAAAAGAAATTACGGTAGTGGTAACGATTCATGAGGCAGATTCGAGAAGACAAAATTTCGGACAGGTGAGAAATTCTTTCATCAGAATTTTCAATACGGATACGAATGAAGAAATCTTAAAATATGAATTGGACGAAGATTTCTCAATAGAAACGGCAGTTGAGTTTGGAAGAATCTACAACAGAAACGGAGAGTGGAAGTTTGAAGCGGTAGGAGCAGGGCAGAGAGAAGGTCTTGAGAAATTTGTATCAATCTATCAATAA
- a CDS encoding toxic anion resistance protein → MDNQPNQPTDPFQSIEPLKTFEPTPVSQPAQGAAPVLVDRDGNVNLTQLQVEERQKYETMANAIDETNPGSIVNFGADLQKTLANQSDSFLGNVRRSNSGEVGELINNLLIELNYVDVDEINNKNPVKGFLSRLPFMKKVMTQVENLFAKYDKIINNIDQISHKVNAGIITSSKDNAVLQTIFDSNVNSIKQIEDLVVAGNLRMEKASQELAEMETNVQNYADYQIADKRDFIARLDRRMADLKVVRLIMMQSLPQIRLVQNNNVSIAEKAQTILTTTLPVWKNQLSLAVAMHRQQQNIEIQQKVSSTTEEILRKNAERLGQNSRNVARANEQTIVSAETLRETTNMLISTLNEVKQIQKQGAENRRKLDQDLQTLEHELKANIRG, encoded by the coding sequence ATGGATAATCAACCCAATCAGCCGACTGATCCGTTTCAGTCAATTGAACCCCTTAAAACATTTGAACCAACTCCTGTGAGCCAGCCGGCTCAGGGTGCTGCTCCGGTTCTGGTAGACAGGGATGGAAATGTAAATCTTACCCAGTTACAGGTAGAAGAGCGCCAGAAATATGAAACAATGGCTAATGCAATTGATGAAACCAACCCTGGATCGATTGTAAACTTTGGTGCAGATCTTCAAAAAACATTGGCTAATCAGAGTGATAGTTTTTTAGGAAATGTAAGAAGATCAAATTCGGGAGAAGTAGGGGAGCTGATTAATAATTTATTGATCGAGCTCAATTATGTAGACGTTGATGAAATCAATAACAAAAACCCTGTAAAAGGCTTTTTGAGCAGACTGCCCTTTATGAAAAAGGTAATGACGCAGGTGGAAAATCTTTTTGCCAAATATGATAAGATCATTAATAATATTGATCAGATTTCTCATAAAGTAAATGCCGGAATTATCACTTCATCTAAAGATAATGCTGTTTTACAGACTATTTTTGACAGTAATGTAAATTCTATAAAGCAGATTGAAGACCTTGTCGTTGCCGGAAATTTAAGAATGGAAAAAGCCTCTCAGGAACTGGCAGAGATGGAAACGAATGTTCAGAATTATGCAGATTATCAAATTGCGGATAAGAGAGATTTTATTGCAAGATTAGATAGGAGAATGGCAGATCTGAAGGTGGTTCGCTTAATTATGATGCAGTCTCTTCCACAGATCAGACTGGTTCAGAATAATAATGTTTCTATTGCAGAAAAGGCACAGACTATTCTTACAACAACATTACCGGTTTGGAAAAATCAATTGTCCTTGGCAGTTGCGATGCACAGACAGCAACAAAATATTGAAATTCAGCAGAAGGTTTCTTCTACAACAGAAGAAATTTTAAGAAAAAATGCAGAAAGGTTGGGTCAAAACTCAAGAAATGTTGCAAGAGCCAACGAACAAACCATTGTATCTGCCGAAACATTGAGAGAAACTACAAATATGTTGATCAGTACATTGAATGAAGTAAAACAGATCCAAAAACAGGGAGCTGAAAACAGAAGAAAACTGGATCAGGATTTACAGACTTTGGAACACGAATTAAAAGCTAATATCAGAGGTTAA
- a CDS encoding TerD family protein, whose protein sequence is MAINLQKGQRINLTKENGTTLTQACVGINWGAIEKKGFFGGVTKEAVDLDGSCILYDSNKNATEVIYFGNLKSKNGSVKHSGDDLTGDVNGDDGLDNEVITVDFANLDSNIEHVALVLNSYKGQDFGTIPFASIRIYEGTPTNVREVFAKYDIANDASFKGHVAMVMGVFYKRNGEWKFNAIGDPTADRKLQETIETVKQKYL, encoded by the coding sequence ATGGCTATTAACTTACAAAAAGGTCAAAGAATAAACCTGACCAAGGAAAACGGAACAACGCTTACTCAGGCTTGTGTTGGGATAAACTGGGGAGCAATTGAGAAAAAAGGCTTTTTCGGCGGAGTTACAAAAGAAGCAGTAGATTTGGACGGAAGCTGTATTTTATATGACTCAAACAAAAATGCAACGGAAGTAATTTATTTTGGGAATCTGAAATCTAAAAACGGATCTGTAAAACATAGCGGTGATGATTTAACGGGAGATGTAAACGGAGATGATGGTCTTGATAATGAGGTGATAACAGTAGACTTCGCCAATTTAGATTCAAATATTGAGCATGTTGCTTTAGTGTTGAACAGTTACAAGGGGCAGGATTTCGGAACAATTCCTTTTGCTTCAATCAGAATTTATGAAGGAACTCCGACTAACGTAAGAGAAGTTTTTGCTAAATACGATATTGCAAATGATGCTTCTTTTAAAGGTCACGTTGCTATGGTAATGGGAGTTTTTTATAAAAGAAACGGAGAATGGAAGTTCAATGCAATCGGAGACCCTACTGCTGACAGAAAATTACAGGAAACAATCGAAACTGTAAAGCAAAAATATTTGTAA